A genomic region of Microbacterium schleiferi contains the following coding sequences:
- the cydC gene encoding thiol reductant ABC exporter subunit CydC: MTTAREVLRGAMPPVRRFWPGAASAFISEASAVGLLATSAWLIVRSSEMVPVLYISVAVVGVRFFALTRSVFRYLDRLAGHDAALRQLAATRTDMVRRLIPLAPDGLTRTKRGSVLGALVDDVDDLQNLPLRVVQPLVASATVALAAVILVTIISWPAGLTLLASLVVAALVAVGWGWAAGARAERAIAPLRSRLADALLDHLGSLDVLLAYGAEEASRTRIREADRTLRRAVVRRAGAQAGAAGIISLLAGAASLAAILVTAPSAAAGTLTGPDLAVAALVPMAVFEVFAAIPLAAASWRQVHASAQRIAEALPAEPPAGIVRDEPAATGVAPALGDGIVLRDLSATWPHTDSAALREVTLEIRPGERLLVVGSSGAGKSTLAHALVRFLDSAGEYRIGQTDAHGIASDDLRRTVGLCEQDPMLFDENIRQNLLFAREDATDADLEAALERVGLGPWLRERGGLDARVGERGQLVSGGQAQRIALARALLHRFPVLVLDEPTAGVDPAASDALLTDLLSAVEPHQCVVLISHVTVPDGLVDRVVRLERGALV, from the coding sequence ATGACCACGGCGCGCGAGGTCCTCCGCGGCGCAATGCCGCCGGTGCGCCGGTTCTGGCCGGGCGCGGCATCCGCCTTCATCTCCGAGGCATCAGCGGTGGGTCTCCTTGCGACGAGCGCCTGGCTGATCGTACGGTCCAGCGAGATGGTGCCGGTGCTCTATATCTCTGTCGCCGTCGTGGGCGTGCGCTTCTTCGCGCTGACGCGATCGGTCTTCCGCTATCTCGACCGGCTCGCCGGCCACGATGCTGCCCTGCGCCAGCTCGCCGCCACCCGCACCGACATGGTCCGCCGACTCATCCCGCTCGCACCCGACGGACTCACGCGCACCAAGCGCGGATCGGTCCTCGGCGCCCTCGTGGACGACGTCGACGACCTCCAGAATCTGCCCCTGCGGGTCGTGCAGCCCCTCGTCGCATCAGCGACCGTGGCCCTGGCCGCCGTGATCCTCGTGACGATCATCTCGTGGCCCGCGGGGCTGACACTGCTTGCCTCCCTCGTCGTCGCCGCCCTCGTCGCCGTCGGCTGGGGCTGGGCGGCCGGAGCCCGAGCCGAGCGCGCGATCGCGCCACTGCGGTCCCGGCTCGCCGATGCCCTCCTCGACCACCTCGGCAGCCTCGACGTCCTCCTGGCCTATGGCGCCGAGGAGGCCAGCAGAACCCGGATCCGCGAGGCTGACCGGACGCTGCGCCGGGCAGTGGTCCGCAGGGCAGGGGCTCAGGCCGGGGCCGCGGGAATCATCTCCCTGCTCGCCGGGGCCGCCTCGCTCGCCGCGATCCTCGTCACTGCTCCGTCTGCGGCGGCAGGAACCCTCACGGGCCCCGACCTCGCGGTCGCGGCGCTCGTTCCCATGGCGGTGTTCGAGGTCTTCGCCGCGATCCCCCTGGCGGCCGCCTCCTGGCGCCAGGTGCACGCCTCGGCCCAGCGCATCGCTGAGGCCCTTCCCGCCGAGCCGCCGGCGGGGATCGTTCGGGACGAGCCGGCCGCGACCGGGGTCGCCCCGGCGCTCGGCGACGGTATCGTCCTGCGCGATCTGTCCGCCACGTGGCCGCACACTGACAGCGCGGCGCTGCGGGAGGTCACCCTGGAGATCCGTCCCGGCGAGAGGCTGCTGGTCGTCGGTTCGTCCGGCGCGGGAAAGTCGACCCTCGCGCATGCGCTGGTGCGCTTCCTCGACAGCGCCGGTGAGTACCGCATCGGGCAGACTGACGCGCACGGCATCGCCTCCGACGACCTGCGCAGAACTGTCGGATTGTGCGAGCAGGACCCCATGCTGTTCGACGAGAACATCCGGCAGAACCTGCTGTTCGCGCGCGAGGATGCCACGGATGCCGACCTTGAGGCCGCACTCGAACGCGTTGGCCTGGGACCGTGGCTGCGTGAACGCGGCGGCCTGGATGCGCGCGTGGGCGAGCGCGGCCAGCTGGTCTCCGGTGGTCAGGCGCAGCGCATCGCCCTCGCTCGCGCCCTGCTGCATCGGTTCCCCGTGCTCGTCCTCGATGAGCCCACAGCCGGTGTGGATCCCGCGGCATCCGATGCGCTGCTCACCGACCTGCTCTCCGCCGTCGAGCCGCACCAGTGCGTCGTGCTGATTTCCCACGTCACCGTGCCCGACGGGTTGGTCGACCGCGTCGTGCGCCTCGAACGCGGCGCCCTGGTCTAG